One genomic window of Struthio camelus isolate bStrCam1 chromosome 1, bStrCam1.hap1, whole genome shotgun sequence includes the following:
- the DUSP6 gene encoding dual specificity protein phosphatase 6, translating into MLDTFRPVPFASEMAISKSVAWLNEQLEMGNDRLLLMDCRPQELYESSHIESAINVAIPGIMLRRLQKGNLPLRSLVASSEEDRERFARRCGTDTVVLYDEHSRDWNENTGGESVLGLLLKRLKDEGCKAFYLEGGFSKFQAEFALHCETNLDSSCSSSSPPLPVLGLGGLRISSDSSSDIESDIDRDPNSATDSDGSPLSNNQPSFPVEILPYLYLGCAKDSTNLDVLEEFGIKYILNVTPNLPNLFENAGEFKYKQIPISDHWSQNLSQFFPEAISFIDEARGKNCGVLVHCLAGISRSVTVTVAYLMQKLNLSMNDAYDIVKMKKSNISPNFNFMGQLLDFERTLGLSSPCDNRVPTQQLYFTTPSNQNVFQVDSLQST; encoded by the exons ATGCTAGATACGTTCAGACCCGTCCCTTTCGCGTCGGAAATGGCGATTAGTAAATCCGTGGCGTGGCTGAACGAGCAGCTGGAGATGGGCAACGACAGGCTGCTGCTGATGGACTGTCGGCCGCAGGAGTTGTACGAATCGTCCCACATCGAGTCGGCCATCAACGTGGCCATCCCCGGCATCATGCTGCGGCGGCTGCAGAAGGGCAACCTGCCGCTGCGCTCCCTGGTCGCTAGCAGCGAGGAGGACCGGGAGCGCTTCGCCCGCCGGTGCGGCACCGACACCGTGGTGCTGTACGACGAGCACAGCCGCGACTGGAACGAGAACACGGGCGGCGAGTccgtgctggggctgctcctcAAGCGCCTCAAAGACGAGGGCTGCAAGGCGTTTTATCTGGAAG GTGGTTTCAGCAAGTTCCAGGCCGAGTTCGCCCTGCACTGTGAAACTAACCTAGACAGTTCATGTAGCAGCAGCTCCCCTCCTCTGCCAGTCCTGGGCTTGGGAGGCCTCCGGATCAGCTCCGATTCCTCCTCAGACATTGAGTCTGACATTGACAGAGACCCCAATAGTGCCACCGACTCCGATGGCAGCCCTCTCTCCAACAACCAGCCTTCCTTCCCAGTGGAGATTTTACCCTACCTCTACTTAGGCTGTGCCAAGGACTCCACTAATCTGGACGTTTTAGAAGAGTTCGGCATTAAATACATCTTGAATGTTACCCCCAACCTGCCTAATCTCTTTGAAAATGCCGGCGAATTTAAGTACAAGCAGATCCCAATCTCTGACCACTGGAGCCAAAACCTGTCCCAGTTCTTTCCTGAGGCCATCTCCTTTATAG ATGAAGCTCGGGGGAAGAACTGTGGGGTCCTGGTGCATTGCTTAGCGGGGATCAGCCGCTCGGTCACAGTGACAGTGGCCTACCTCATGCAGAAGCTCAACCTGTCCATGAACGACGCCTATGATATCGTCAAGATGAAGAAATCCAACATTTCACCCAATTTCAACTTCATGGGCCAGCTACTGGACTTTGAGCGAActctggggctgagcagcccCTGCGACAACCGAGTGCCGACCCAGCAGCTGTACTTCACCACCCCTTCCAACCAGAACGTCTTCCAGGTGGACTCCCTGCAGTCCACGTGA